The window CTTTTTTTTGATTTATTCGATTATGTTTATATTGATGAGTTTGGCTTTTTGGTTTATGCGGATGGATATTGTTATGGGCATAGGTTCCGAGCTGATTACCATCGGAAATAAACCTATGCAGATATATCCGCGGCTGCTTCAAAAAATTCTTATCTTTGTCATTCCGCTGTTTGTATGTTTTATTTTTCCTATTTTGTTTGCCGTTAAAGACTTATCCGTTAGTTATATTCTCTATTCTTTTGCGGCAAGTTTTATATTTTTTTTATTATCGAATTTTATTTTTAAAAAAGGAGTAAGGCGTTATGTCGGATCGGGCAGTTAGTAACGAAAAAATTATTGTTGCAGAAAATATCTGCAAAAGTTATGCATATTATCAAAAAGATGCAGGACTTAAAGGCAGTATCAAAAATTTGTTTAAACGTAAAAAACTATATAAACCTGCGGTTAAAAATCTTTCCTTTGAAATTGCTCAAGGTTCGATAACGGGTTTAATCGGTTTAAACGGTGCAGGCAAAACGACAACACTTAAAATGTTATCCGGTTTGATATTGCCGACGGAAGGAAGCCTTACCGTTTTACAGCATAATCCTTTTGAAAAGAAAAAAGAGTACCTCCGGCAAATTTCAATGGTGATGGGAAACAAGAGTCAGCTCTGGTGGGATTTGCCTGCCGTTGATTCTTTTGAGCTTAATAAAACCATTTACGAGGTTGAAGATGCCGATTACAAAAAGACGCTGCACACAATGATTGAAATACTCGGCGTACAAAAACAGGTGAATGTTCAGGTGAGAAGACTGTCTTTAGGAGAGAGAATGAAAATGGAATTGATAGCGGCTTTAATTCACAAACCGAAACTTATTTTTCTTGATGAACCGACAATAGGTCTTGATATAATTACGCAATATAACATAAGGGATTTTCTAAAACATTATTGCAATAAATATCATGCAAGCCTCATACTGACAAGTCATAATTTTAACGATATTGTTTCCCTTTGTACGGAATTGATTTTAATAAATAAGGGAGAAAAAATATATTCCGATTCTTTTATTAACTTTAAAAATGAATTTTTAAATAAAAAATATTTTATATTAAAATTAAAATTATTGAAAGCGGATAAAATTATAAAAACCTTGCAAGAAAAAGGTAATTTTTTTGCAGAAAAAACTGCAAAAGATACGGTTAAAATTTCTGCTGACTCAACTAAGAGTTTGGATATATTAAAAAATATTTCCAATGATTTTATTGAAGAGTTAAGCGATATTACCATTGAAAATATTTCGATGGAAGATGTTATCAGAAGATTGTATACATCGAGTGAGTCTATACTATGAATGCATATTACAAAGTTTTTAAAATAAGTTTGGCAAATCAATTGGAATATAGAGTTAATTTTATTTCCGGATTTTTATTTTCACTCTTTCCTTTTACAGTTAATGTATTGTTATGGATTGCCGTCAGTTATCAAAGTAAAGATATGCCTTTTAAAGCAGACGGTATAGTATCGTATTACTTTTTGACTTTGATAACCTACAATATTACTTCAACGGTTTCCGTATTTAAAATTTCCGATGATATAAGGCTCGGCACACTCAATCAGTATCTTATAAAACCGTATAATTATGCGCTGTATCAACTTGCTTCCGATTTGCCTCATCGTTTTATTTTCATTGTTATGAATGCGGTTTCGATTACGGTTTTATATTTTTTGCTGCAAAGATATTTTGTGTTTACACTATCATTATGGAAGGCTTTATTTTTTGTGCTCTTTTTGATCGCAGGTTATCTCATCAATTTTTTTATCGATTTTTTGATAGCACTCTATAGTTTTTATTTTTCGCGTGTTTCTTCACTCTATACATCGATACGGGTACTTAAAAATATTTCCGCCGGTATTATTTTCCCGCTTGTCCTTTTACCCGAATCGGTGTTTAGTCTTTTAAAGAACTTACCCTTTGCCTTTATTTCCCATATTCCGGTAAGTCTTTTACTCGATGATGTTCCGCTATGCACCGCTTTTATTTCCTTATGTAAAAGTTTAGGCTGGATAACGCTGCTTGCTATTTTCTGTGCAGTAGTATGGAAAAGGGGAATGAAAATCTATTCCGCCTATGGAGGATAGTATGTATAAAAATCAAATTACAAATCCCTCCGCATCCGGCTTGGCGTAATGCCGTAGGTTTCCTTAAAGGCTTTTTGAAAATAGCCGTCCCCGTAATAACCGACTGCTTGTGCTATTTCTATAATGGATAAGGTATCATCATAAAGGAGTTCGAGGGCCTTTGTCATTCTTATTTTTTGAGTGTATCCGTTTATTGTTGCGTTAAAACAATCTTTAAAACCGGTTACCAGTTTTTGTTGATTGATGGCAAACTTTTTGGCAAGTTCGGCAATCGTAACATGATCTGCAAAGTGTTCTTCTATAAAAGTTTTTACTTCTTTAAGGACGGCCTTGTCTTTTTGAGAAAGGTGTACATTTATTGCCGGTTTTGCTTTATAAATATAATCGTATAGAAGAGAAAAAACTTCCAAACATTTACCTTGAATATAGAGCTTTAAAGCCCCTCCTTCCAATGTACATTCTTTAAGGCTGTTGCAAATTGCGGTTATTTTCGGAATGACAATCGGCTCGGGATTAAGTACGCATGCAGCTCTTTCAAAAAAATCCTCTTCCAATGTGATAGGTAAAGAAGAAAAAAACTTTTCCCGAAAGCCGAAACCTATATTGATAAACCGTACATGAGGTTCAATCCTCTTATATCCGTAAAAACTAAAAGTATTGACATAGGCATTAAGCCCGTATTCAAATTCGCAAGACTTTTCTTTTTTTTCATAATAAGAGGCGAGCCCGGTGTAATATTGCCCAAGTTCGATAATTCTTTCATTTACATTATCCGCCTTGATAACAAGAGGCCGGTACAGTGTGCAATCGGAAATAGTCGCCACAGCCGTTTCGGTATCTCCCAAGATGGAAAAACCGCCTGAGCCTTTTTCTTCATCCAATATATAATCCCTTCTTCCATCTTTTAAATGCTTGATAAAGCCGAAATGTTCAAAGTCCTCCCAATAATCTTCAACCGTACGCATGTTTACACCTCTTCTCTTTTTAAAGTTTTTCTGTTCTATTTGAAGATTATAATAGTATATTTGACTTAAAAAGTCAAGTATTTTTATATTTTCTTTCTTATTTGAAGAAATTTTTATTGACAAAAATTCTTATAACAGCTAGAATAAGGTAGTAAAATAAGTTAGCGATGACTAACCGGGTTTTTTGAAATGGAGCATTTTATGAATAAAAAATCAAAAGGAATATTCGACAGTGTTTTTTATTATTCAAATGAAGGAAAACCGTTTCTTATTGCAAGCATTTTTTTATCTACGGTAGGAATGTTATGCAATGCCGTTCCATATATATCGGTATATTTTATAGGCAAAATATTTTTAACCGGCGGAGAAAGGGGCGGTGTTTTCTTTTGGATAATGGTTGCAGGTGCTGCCGTTTTATGTAATTTAATTTTTTCATTTTTAGGCAGTTTGGGCTGCCATAGGGTGGCGTTTAAAATTTTATATAGGTATCGAATTAAGCTGATGGAACATTTAGGAAAATTACCGCTCGGTTTTTTTTCCAAAAACACAAGCGGCTCCATTCAAAAAATAATGGATGAAAATATCGAAAAATTAGAAGGGGTTATCGCTCACATGTTGCCTGATTTGACGGGTTCCTTTGTTGTGCTGGTGTTACTCTTATTAGGAATTGCCTATCTTAATTGGCTTATGGCAATTACGGTGCTCATTTCGTTGGTGCTTGCCTTTTTCTTTCAGGCTTTAATTTTTGGCGGAGAAAAAGCAAAAGAAAGATATGCAAACTATATGAAACTTTCAGCCGATATTACCGGTCATTTTTCAGAGTATGTAAAAGGAATGGCGGAAGTAAAACTGTTTGGACGGGCAGGCGGCATATCAAAAAATTTGGAGCACAGCCTTGACGGATGTCTTGACTGGGAAATAACCAATTATAAAAGATCCGCTTTTTTTATGAGCATGTATAAAAGTATTATCCTATCTCTTCTTAGCTTTGTCGTTCCGGTCGGCGGTTTTTTGATTTTTAAAAATCCTGCAGGAGATACGGTTTTATCGGTTATTATGGCATTGATTATCGTGCCTGCACTGTACGACCCGCTTTTAACCTGTATAGATTATGCAAATCAAATCAATTTTGCAAAAGCAGGTCTTGCGCAGATAGACGGTATTTTAAATGAGCCCGTTTTTAAAGCAAAAAACAATGAGGAAAAAGAAAAGGGGGCATCAGTGTATTTTGATTCGGTTTCATTTTCGTATCAAAGTGAGGCAGACCCCTTACGGAAGCAAGCTCTTGATACCGTTTCATTTACTTGCAACGAAAATGAAATGACTGCTTTGGTCGGAGAATCGGGAAGCGGAAAATCCACCATAGGGCAACTGCTTTTGCGCTTTTGGGATGTGCATGAAGGAAGTATAAAGATCGGAGGAAAGGATATAAAGAGCTTTGATACGGAAGACTTAATGGAAAAAATCGCCTTTGTTTTCCAGGACACTCATATCTTTTCGGATACGGTACGAAATAATATTTCGATGAATAAAAACTGCTCCGATGAAACGATAATCGAAGCGGCTAAAAAAGCGAGATGCCACGATTTTATTATGAACCTTCCCGATAAATATGACACCCTAATCGGTTCGGGGAATATAAAGCTGTCAGGCGGAGAAGCTCAACGGATTTCGATAGCAAGGGTTTTTTTAAAAGATTCTAAAATAGTTATTTTGGACGAAGCCTTGGCCTATACCGATGCGGAAAATGAAAACTTGATACAGGAAGCAATTAGAAATCTTATCAAAGA of the Treponema denticola ATCC 35405 genome contains:
- a CDS encoding ABC transporter ATP-binding protein yields the protein MNKKSKGIFDSVFYYSNEGKPFLIASIFLSTVGMLCNAVPYISVYFIGKIFLTGGERGGVFFWIMVAGAAVLCNLIFSFLGSLGCHRVAFKILYRYRIKLMEHLGKLPLGFFSKNTSGSIQKIMDENIEKLEGVIAHMLPDLTGSFVVLVLLLLGIAYLNWLMAITVLISLVLAFFFQALIFGGEKAKERYANYMKLSADITGHFSEYVKGMAEVKLFGRAGGISKNLEHSLDGCLDWEITNYKRSAFFMSMYKSIILSLLSFVVPVGGFLIFKNPAGDTVLSVIMALIIVPALYDPLLTCIDYANQINFAKAGLAQIDGILNEPVFKAKNNEEKEKGASVYFDSVSFSYQSEADPLRKQALDTVSFTCNENEMTALVGESGSGKSTIGQLLLRFWDVHEGSIKIGGKDIKSFDTEDLMEKIAFVFQDTHIFSDTVRNNISMNKNCSDETIIEAAKKARCHDFIMNLPDKYDTLIGSGNIKLSGGEAQRISIARVFLKDSKIVILDEALAYTDAENENLIQEAIRNLIKDKTVIVIAHRLKSIMDADKIIVLREGKIIEEGTHKSLMEKDGAYKMLWDLQFEAETWEIASKGGEL
- a CDS encoding helix-turn-helix domain-containing protein, with the translated sequence MRTVEDYWEDFEHFGFIKHLKDGRRDYILDEEKGSGGFSILGDTETAVATISDCTLYRPLVIKADNVNERIIELGQYYTGLASYYEKKEKSCEFEYGLNAYVNTFSFYGYKRIEPHVRFINIGFGFREKFFSSLPITLEEDFFERAACVLNPEPIVIPKITAICNSLKECTLEGGALKLYIQGKCLEVFSLLYDYIYKAKPAINVHLSQKDKAVLKEVKTFIEEHFADHVTIAELAKKFAINQQKLVTGFKDCFNATINGYTQKIRMTKALELLYDDTLSIIEIAQAVGYYGDGYFQKAFKETYGITPSRMRRDL
- a CDS encoding ABC transporter ATP-binding protein, which gives rise to MSDRAVSNEKIIVAENICKSYAYYQKDAGLKGSIKNLFKRKKLYKPAVKNLSFEIAQGSITGLIGLNGAGKTTTLKMLSGLILPTEGSLTVLQHNPFEKKKEYLRQISMVMGNKSQLWWDLPAVDSFELNKTIYEVEDADYKKTLHTMIEILGVQKQVNVQVRRLSLGERMKMELIAALIHKPKLIFLDEPTIGLDIITQYNIRDFLKHYCNKYHASLILTSHNFNDIVSLCTELILINKGEKIYSDSFINFKNEFLNKKYFILKLKLLKADKIIKTLQEKGNFFAEKTAKDTVKISADSTKSLDILKNISNDFIEELSDITIENISMEDVIRRLYTSSESIL
- a CDS encoding ABC transporter permease, whose translation is MNAYYKVFKISLANQLEYRVNFISGFLFSLFPFTVNVLLWIAVSYQSKDMPFKADGIVSYYFLTLITYNITSTVSVFKISDDIRLGTLNQYLIKPYNYALYQLASDLPHRFIFIVMNAVSITVLYFLLQRYFVFTLSLWKALFFVLFLIAGYLINFFIDFLIALYSFYFSRVSSLYTSIRVLKNISAGIIFPLVLLPESVFSLLKNLPFAFISHIPVSLLLDDVPLCTAFISLCKSLGWITLLAIFCAVVWKRGMKIYSAYGG